The DNA window GCACACCAATCGAACCATCAGCATTAAACATAATTGCGCGAGTTTTCCAACTGCGAATTAAATGCAGGTTAATTGCGCGGTTATCGATATCTTCAAAATAGGGCCCTAAAAACTCGATTGAATCAATTTCAAGACGACCTGGCTTTATGCTGTCAGTCAGAGAATCAATGATCATTTTTGGATTTTCGAAATAATAATAAGCAGCATAAATGAGATTAACGCCTAAGACTCCTAAGGCTTGTTGCTGCGCTTCCGAATTATCGTCTTTCATACGCACATGAACTTTAATGTTTGATGGCTCAGCACCCGGGTACATCTGTATGCGAATACCGCACCATGCATGACACTCATTCTGGCGACCAAAACTTTTTGCAGCAACGGTAGCTGCATAGGCAAAATAGCGTGAGGACTTAGACCGCACATCGCTCACACGCTCAAGCACCAAATCAAACTCTTGAGCCATCATCGCTTTAACCCGAGCCTTGCTGACATAACGACCGTCCTCCTGCACGCCATAAATGGCATCAGAAAACTTCATATCATAAGCTGACATGGTTTTAGCAATGGTGCCAGCGGCGGCACCCGCTAAAAAGAACTGACGCGCGACTTCTTGGCCTGCACCGATTTCGACAATAGTGCCGTATTTTTTGTCATCCAAATTTAGGCGCAGTGCTTTTTGTGATGTTGAGCGAGAGCTAACGTTCTTATGTTCCATAAAAGTTCCTATATTGAGCAACAGTGTATTATTCGCGTCAATGGCTAATGTGATGAGAATGATATAGCAGAAAGCGTGTTTATAGAATAAACATTGTGTTGTTGGTATACAACAGGCCATTGAAAATCTGTACCACATAGGGCGACAGTAACTATTTAACGGCAGGACTTACAAACTCTGGAGTGCGACATGGAGCAAATACAGCCAACGTCGGGGATATGCAAACATACAATAAAACAAACTGTTGAGCAGGTATAAAAAAGCCCGGTATAAACCGGGCTTCTATTAACAAACAATACTAAATGTTAAAACTCAATTGCTATACGAGCATAAAGCTGACGACCACGAGGATCATGCACTTTTGAGTCGAAACCACTGTTAGTAAACACTTGAGGAGGCTCTTCATCCGTAATGTTAATACCACCCACTGTTAAGACGTATTCTGTTGATGTGTCAAACAATGCCGACAAATTAACATTAAACTGAGCATCATAAGTAACATGACTATCAATTTCTAAACACGTCCCGTTAGTACAGTTTTGATCATCATCATATGAGCTCACGTAGCGTGCAAATAGATTGGCGCTATACGCCTCCATTTGCCAGCCTAAACCCAAGTTTGCGCGTAACTCTGGTGAAGAAACACCAATGTTCGAGAAGTTACGACGTCCAGCACCATCAATTTTACCCGCTTGTGGATCGTCTAAGTCGTACTTAGTAATATACGTTGCGTTAATGTTGGGTGTAAACGTACCAGCGCCATCAGTTTCGATTTTGTAACTAGATACAAAATCTATTCCCGATGTTGTCAATGAACTCGCGTTAACAAAGGTATTTCTCACGCCAACTAAAGGACCCGTTGCTGGGTCTCCTGCACGTATTAGGCGCGTTGTATCGTTTGGATCTAAGTTCAAAATAGCTTGTGCATTCTCTTGGATTATCAGGTTCTTAAAGTCAAAGTTCCAATAATCCATCTCAATTGCCCAGTTTTCTAAAGGCGCTAGCGAGAAACCGATATTGTATGCATCAGACTCTTCAGGAGTAAGGTCAGCGTTACCTGAGGTTCTTACAGCAGCAAACGCATTTCCGCCACCGATTAACGGATCAGATAGTTGCTGCAAGCTAGTTGCACCACCATTGCGCATAAATACTGATGGCGCTCTGAATGATGAAGACAGTGAAGCTCTTAAAGAGAAGTCATCGGTTGCACGATAATTAAACGCAACTTTATGATCAAGCGTATCGCCAATCGAGCTTCCGTAGTCTTCATAACGCAATGCGAGTTGGACATCTAGCGTATCGCTAACAGGCAATGCAAGTTCTGCAAACGCTGCAATTACGTCTAGGCTATCTTTAAAATCAGGGTTACCAATAACGAAGGTAAATGAATCTTCATTTGACAATGCGTCGTAATCTTGTCCAAGCTGTTCTTTTCTATACTGAGCACCGAAAGCTAGACCCGCAGCACCGCCATCCATATCAAACACACTAATTGACGCAAAGCCCTCTAAGACTTCAAGATCTGAGTTTGAATCAATAACTTGCTCACCAGAGAATGAATCAATGACATTTTGTGAATTAGGAGACGTTGTAAATGACGTAGCGAATGGATTGAAATATTCACATAATCCTGTTCCCGGCGTACCCGATACAGGATCACAACCGCGACCGCCTAAACCGTTCAGTGCAAGTGTAAACTTGTCTTTAATAACATCTTCAACTCTAAACGAGAAGTCGTTACTAGCGTTGGTATAGCTAAGTTCCCAGAAACCATCATCCAGTTCACCGGTCAGCATTGTATTAAATCTAAAGGTATCTGATTCTGTATTTGCTGGATCAGCTTCAAAGCCATTTCCTTCGGCACGGCCGAAAAATACGACTGGAGCACCAAACACGTTATTTGGATGCGTCGCTGGCACTACTGGACCAGTCAAGATTGGGAAACTAGGTGCTCCACCACGTTCAGCACGGTTACGTGCAAAGCTGATTTCTGAGGTCCAAGAAACGTCGTTGTCAAAGTCGTAGGTACCGCGGAAATACACATTTAAACGCGTTTCTGTAGGTACATAAGAATAGCCGAGTCCAAAGTCATAACGACATAGGCCCACATCGATAGCACCAGCAGGTTGGATCACAAGTGGGTTACCACCGAATTCAGCACAGCCCGTTGGGTCAATTACCGGCGCACCTGCAGGTAGGCCTGGTACTCCAAAGAATGAACCAGGGTTACCTAAAGAACTGGTATCGTCTATTGGACGAGACAAACGTCTATCGCTAATGAATAGAGGTGAGCGATTTGTGTAGCTCAACGCCCCCATTACGCTACCATTGTCGCCAACAGCACCCCAAAGGCCCTGCAAGTTATACTCACTGTTGTCGCCGTGAGCACCGTCTTGGTAATCGAAACTTAGTTTCGCACCGTCATAATTTCGTTTCGTGATAAAGTTAACAACACCCGCAACAGCATCAGAGCCATATAGAGCAGAAGCACCGTCTTTGATTACTTCCATGCGGTCAATCGCAATCATCGGTACTAGGGAACTAGTATCAACAAAGTTCAAACCTTCATTGGTTTGTTGTGCATTAACTACCTGACGTTTGTTATTGAGTAGCACAAGCGTTGATGCAACACCTAATCCGCGTAAGTTGATGTTTGATGTTCCCGCAGTCGCATTTTGTGTAAATGCATCAGGGTTATTTTCAGAACCCGTGTTGATCGTGAGAGTCTGCGTGATATCAGCTATATTTTTCGCACCAATAGAGTCAATATCTACGCTGTCAACCACCGCCATAGGTGAAGGCGATTCGTAGTTTTCATTTCTACGAACATAACTCCCCGTTACTATTATTAATTCGACGGCTTTTTCTTCGGCTTTTTCAGAATCATCTTCTTGTGCAAGCGCAACTTGCGGTATCAGTGCGAAGCTGGCAGCAATGCAGGCAGCGAGTGCAGATTTGCGTGTGGTTAACTTCATATGTGTTCCCTATTTTAGGTAAAAATTTACCTATTTTGTTGTAGTGCTTGTGTGATTTTTCTTATATTTGGCGCTATTTAAGTTGCGCCCTATCGAAATCATAAGCCTAACGGAACCGTTTGTAAATTATATGTTAGTTATATGTTAGCATTTTTATTTCATATGGTCAGACCAGATAAGTCTAAAGACAAAAAAGGCTATTAAACATGCGTTAATAGCCTCAATCAAGAACTCATGCCAATACGCTTACTGATCTAGCTTAATCTGAGCAGCCATTTGTTCTAAAGCCCTAAAGGTCGCTGTTGGATTTTCTCGCTTTAAAGTTAGCAAGCCCATTTCTTCGCCATTTCCTACGACAATCTCTTCAATTCCATTTTCAAAGCCTTCCATAATTACCGCGCCACATTCATTTACATCCATGCCAGCAGCAATGTTGCTATCCACTTTACCTGTAGGGCTACCATCACCATTTAATGCGTTTACAGAAATGTTCGTTCTAATAAACCCTGGCGTGATTGTAGTGACTTTGATGCCATCACTCGCCACTTCGGTGCGCAATGCATCAAAGAATCCCATCACAGCATGCTTGGCGGCGCAATATCCTGTTCGCAATGGCGCACCTACTTTACCAGCAACACTAGAAGTAATAGCAATGTGACCCGTGCCCTGTGACAACATTACAGGTAACACTTGCTTTGTAAGTGCAATCTGTCCTAATACATTCACTTCAAACATAGTCCGATACACCGACATATCGGTATCGACACAAAGTGAACGCTGCGACATACCAGCGTTGTTTATCAAAAAATCAATTTTACCAAAATGCTCAATAACTTGGCTTACCGCTTTCGGCATAGCGTCATAGTCAACAACATCTAAAGGCACAATTAAGATCGCCTCTGCGCTGGCACCTAAATTTACGCAATCGTCTTTAACTTTTGCTAGCTGCTTTTCATTGCGAGCAGACAACACTAACTTCGCACCTTTATTCGCAAACTCTCTGCTCAAAGCCTCACCGATACCAGACGATGCGCCGGTGATCCATACAACTTTGTCTTTAAAACTATTTTTGCTCATGATGGGTTTCCTTGAATGTTTGGATTAGCTTGAAAATAATGTGCCTATCTTGAATATACTCAGAGTTAACCGAAGATAATATTCATTTTGTTTGATTGGCCGCTATAAGTGCTGTCGATAACCGGGGAGGAAAAAAGATTGAATACCACTAGGGAATACTTAACTTGCGTTTTTTATTGCCTGTGGTCAAGATACGACAAGACTAGTTTGGTCAAAAAATTTAGTAAGGAAATAAAAATGGAATATCGTCGCTTAGGTAAAGCCGGACTGAAAGTTTCTGCATTGTCACTAGGATCTTGGGTCACATTTGGCAAGCAAGTTGATATGAATGATGCTAAAAAACTGCTAAAAACAGCCTACGAT is part of the Glaciecola nitratireducens FR1064 genome and encodes:
- a CDS encoding TonB-dependent receptor plug domain-containing protein, which gives rise to MKLTTRKSALAACIAASFALIPQVALAQEDDSEKAEEKAVELIIVTGSYVRRNENYESPSPMAVVDSVDIDSIGAKNIADITQTLTINTGSENNPDAFTQNATAGTSNINLRGLGVASTLVLLNNKRQVVNAQQTNEGLNFVDTSSLVPMIAIDRMEVIKDGASALYGSDAVAGVVNFITKRNYDGAKLSFDYQDGAHGDNSEYNLQGLWGAVGDNGSVMGALSYTNRSPLFISDRRLSRPIDDTSSLGNPGSFFGVPGLPAGAPVIDPTGCAEFGGNPLVIQPAGAIDVGLCRYDFGLGYSYVPTETRLNVYFRGTYDFDNDVSWTSEISFARNRAERGGAPSFPILTGPVVPATHPNNVFGAPVVFFGRAEGNGFEADPANTESDTFRFNTMLTGELDDGFWELSYTNASNDFSFRVEDVIKDKFTLALNGLGGRGCDPVSGTPGTGLCEYFNPFATSFTTSPNSQNVIDSFSGEQVIDSNSDLEVLEGFASISVFDMDGGAAGLAFGAQYRKEQLGQDYDALSNEDSFTFVIGNPDFKDSLDVIAAFAELALPVSDTLDVQLALRYEDYGSSIGDTLDHKVAFNYRATDDFSLRASLSSSFRAPSVFMRNGGATSLQQLSDPLIGGGNAFAAVRTSGNADLTPEESDAYNIGFSLAPLENWAIEMDYWNFDFKNLIIQENAQAILNLDPNDTTRLIRAGDPATGPLVGVRNTFVNASSLTTSGIDFVSSYKIETDGAGTFTPNINATYITKYDLDDPQAGKIDGAGRRNFSNIGVSSPELRANLGLGWQMEAYSANLFARYVSSYDDDQNCTNGTCLEIDSHVTYDAQFNVNLSALFDTSTEYVLTVGGINITDEEPPQVFTNSGFDSKVHDPRGRQLYARIAIEF
- a CDS encoding SDR family oxidoreductase, encoding MSKNSFKDKVVWITGASSGIGEALSREFANKGAKLVLSARNEKQLAKVKDDCVNLGASAEAILIVPLDVVDYDAMPKAVSQVIEHFGKIDFLINNAGMSQRSLCVDTDMSVYRTMFEVNVLGQIALTKQVLPVMLSQGTGHIAITSSVAGKVGAPLRTGYCAAKHAVMGFFDALRTEVASDGIKVTTITPGFIRTNISVNALNGDGSPTGKVDSNIAAGMDVNECGAVIMEGFENGIEEIVVGNGEEMGLLTLKRENPTATFRALEQMAAQIKLDQ